Proteins from a genomic interval of Geodermatophilus obscurus DSM 43160:
- a CDS encoding maleylpyruvate isomerase family mycothiol-dependent enzyme, which translates to MTAPQETLDRWADGERLFATALGRLTDEEFDRPSLCSGWDRRHVVAHVVRNADALGNLLTWARTGEETPMYPSREAREAGITETAALDASQLRTEHVAAAARFADAVRGLPGPAWGAIVRTMQGREVPASEVPWMRCVEVVVHAVDLDAGVGFADAAEEVQAAICEQVLGTWARRGETPDVVVFAGDREWGSGAVAVSGPLPAVTGWLTGRSRGEELTADGDLPELPRWL; encoded by the coding sequence GTGACCGCACCGCAGGAGACGCTGGACCGGTGGGCCGACGGCGAGCGGCTGTTCGCCACGGCGCTCGGCAGGCTGACCGACGAGGAGTTCGACCGGCCCTCGCTGTGCTCGGGTTGGGACCGGCGGCACGTGGTGGCCCACGTCGTCCGCAACGCCGACGCGCTGGGCAACCTGCTGACCTGGGCGCGCACCGGCGAGGAGACGCCGATGTACCCCTCGCGCGAGGCCCGGGAGGCCGGCATCACCGAGACCGCCGCGCTGGACGCGTCTCAGTTGCGCACCGAGCACGTCGCCGCGGCCGCCCGGTTCGCCGACGCCGTCCGCGGGCTCCCCGGCCCGGCGTGGGGAGCGATCGTGCGCACCATGCAGGGCCGGGAGGTGCCCGCCTCGGAGGTGCCGTGGATGCGCTGCGTCGAGGTGGTCGTGCACGCCGTCGACCTCGACGCCGGCGTGGGCTTCGCCGACGCCGCCGAGGAGGTCCAGGCGGCGATCTGCGAGCAGGTGCTCGGCACGTGGGCGCGGCGCGGCGAGACACCGGACGTCGTCGTCTTCGCCGGCGACCGGGAGTGGGGGAGCGGCGCGGTGGCCGTCTCCGGCCCGCTGCCGGCGGTCACCGGCTGGCTCACCGGGCGCAGCCGGGGCGAGGAGCTGACGGCGGACGGCGACCTGCCGGAGCTGCCGCGCTGGCTCTGA
- a CDS encoding iron ABC transporter substrate-binding protein — MLGGTRLGRSTAAALTALVAAGALAGCGGGDAEAAETLTVYSAQHESLVRTMLEGFTEETGIALEFRDANDAELANQIVQEGEASPADVFLTENSPSIDVLDREGLLAPLDQSTLDQVGAQYRPSSGNWTGFAARSTVLVHNPAQLPQDQLPASILDLANPEWQGRIGIAAGGADFQAIVAGVLALRGEEATRAWLEGLERNANVYPSNSAVMVAADEGEIDAGVMYHYYFYRDRAENGLKSDDAELHFFRNSDPGAFLSISGAGVLASSDQPEQAQRLVAYLTSPPAQQRLAESTALEYAVGNDVPSAEALPPLAELQAPQVDPGSLDQQRVTELMQDVGLL, encoded by the coding sequence GTGCTCGGAGGAACAAGACTGGGGCGGAGCACCGCCGCGGCGCTCACCGCCCTGGTGGCGGCCGGGGCGCTCGCCGGTTGTGGCGGGGGCGACGCGGAGGCCGCGGAGACGCTCACGGTCTACAGCGCCCAGCACGAGAGCCTGGTGCGCACGATGCTCGAGGGCTTCACCGAGGAGACCGGCATCGCGCTGGAGTTCCGCGACGCCAACGACGCGGAACTGGCCAACCAGATCGTGCAGGAGGGCGAGGCCAGCCCGGCCGACGTCTTCCTCACCGAGAACAGCCCCTCGATCGACGTCCTCGACCGCGAGGGCCTGCTCGCCCCGCTGGACCAGTCGACGCTGGACCAGGTCGGCGCGCAGTACCGGCCCTCCTCGGGCAACTGGACCGGCTTCGCCGCCCGCTCCACCGTGCTGGTGCACAACCCCGCGCAGCTGCCCCAGGACCAGCTGCCGGCGTCGATCCTCGACCTCGCGAACCCGGAGTGGCAGGGCCGCATCGGTATCGCGGCGGGCGGTGCGGACTTCCAGGCGATCGTGGCCGGGGTCCTGGCGCTGCGCGGGGAGGAGGCGACCCGGGCCTGGCTGGAGGGGCTGGAGCGCAACGCCAACGTGTACCCCAGCAACAGCGCGGTGATGGTCGCCGCCGACGAGGGCGAGATCGACGCCGGCGTCATGTACCACTACTACTTCTACCGGGACCGCGCCGAGAACGGCCTGAAGAGCGACGACGCCGAGCTGCACTTCTTCCGCAACTCCGACCCGGGCGCCTTCCTCAGCATCTCCGGCGCCGGCGTCCTGGCCTCGTCCGACCAGCCCGAGCAGGCCCAGCGACTGGTCGCCTACCTGACCTCGCCGCCGGCGCAGCAGCGGCTGGCCGAGAGCACGGCACTGGAGTACGCCGTCGGCAACGACGTCCCCTCCGCGGAGGCGCTGCCGCCGCTGGCGGAGCTGCAGGCGCCGCAGGTCGACCCGGGCTCCCTCGACCAGCAGCGGGTCACCGAGCTGATGCAGGACGTGGGGCTGCTCTGA
- a CDS encoding ABC transporter ATP-binding protein — MSSLTVTDVTKSYGATPVLTGVDLHVPEGSFTALLGPSGCGKTTLLRLVAGFDDPDRGTVDVGGRLVAGPGRSVAARRRHIGFVPQEGGLFPHLSVAGNVAFGLPRRQRRDAGRVASLLELVGLDAALAQRSPHQLSGGQQQRVALARALAPAPSLVLLDEPFSSLDASLREETRQAVADALTAAGATAVLVTHDQAEALSMADQVAVLRGGRLVQLADPRTLYRSPQDLDVATFVGESVVLDADVRAGRAHSALGVLDLERTCPDGPVRVLLRPEQLRLGPSAGAGPRARVRGVDFFGHDARVRLELSSGMAFSARLEGWDLPAVGDDVTVGVLGAALPFPGDAVRSGVGRVPAST; from the coding sequence ATGAGCTCGCTGACGGTCACCGACGTGACGAAGTCCTACGGCGCGACGCCGGTGCTGACCGGGGTGGACCTGCACGTGCCCGAGGGCAGCTTCACCGCGCTGCTCGGGCCTTCCGGGTGCGGCAAGACGACGCTGCTGCGACTGGTCGCGGGCTTCGACGACCCCGACCGCGGCACCGTCGACGTCGGCGGGCGGCTGGTGGCCGGCCCCGGCCGCAGCGTGGCCGCGCGGCGCCGGCACATCGGCTTCGTGCCGCAGGAGGGCGGGCTGTTCCCGCACCTGTCGGTCGCCGGCAACGTCGCCTTCGGCCTGCCCCGCCGGCAGCGCCGCGACGCCGGCCGGGTGGCGTCGCTGCTGGAGCTCGTCGGCCTGGACGCCGCCCTCGCGCAGCGCTCGCCGCACCAGCTGTCCGGCGGCCAGCAGCAACGGGTCGCGCTGGCGCGGGCGCTGGCACCGGCGCCGTCCCTGGTGCTGCTCGACGAGCCGTTCTCATCGCTGGACGCGTCGTTGCGGGAGGAGACGCGGCAGGCGGTGGCCGACGCGCTGACCGCGGCCGGTGCGACCGCCGTCCTGGTCACCCACGACCAGGCCGAGGCGCTGTCGATGGCCGACCAGGTGGCCGTGCTGCGCGGCGGCCGGCTGGTGCAGCTGGCCGACCCGCGCACGCTCTACCGCAGCCCGCAGGACCTCGACGTCGCGACCTTCGTGGGGGAGTCCGTGGTGCTCGACGCCGACGTCCGGGCCGGCCGGGCGCACTCGGCCCTGGGCGTGCTGGACCTCGAGCGCACCTGCCCCGACGGGCCGGTGCGGGTGCTGCTGCGCCCGGAGCAGCTGCGGCTCGGGCCGTCGGCCGGGGCGGGACCGCGCGCCCGCGTGCGCGGCGTCGACTTCTTCGGCCACGACGCGCGGGTGCGTCTGGAGCTGTCGTCCGGGATGGCGTTCAGCGCGCGGCTGGAGGGCTGGGACCTGCCGGCGGTGGGGGACGACGTGACGGTCGGCGTCCTCGGTGCGGCGCTGCCCTTCCCGGGGGACGCCGTCCGGTCCGGGGTGGGCCGGGTGCCCGCGTCGACTTAG
- a CDS encoding ABC transporter permease codes for MTLLLAAAVALLALLPLGFVVAGMADVGWAGVRELVFRPRVAELLGNTARLVGGTVLLCAVLGVGAAWLVERSALPGRRVWHVLLVAPLAVPAFVNSYAWISLLPGLDTYGGALLVVTLSYFPFVYLPVVAAFRGLDPALEDTARGLGLSGPAVFRRVQLPQLRVALLGGSLLVALHVLAEFGALQMLRYPTFTTAIYDQYRATFNGPGATALAGVLMLLCLGLLLAELRLRGRRGYARTGAGVARAGRPVRLGALAGPALLALGGLVALSLAVPLGSLALWMVRGSSTALDRSALLETTGTTLGLAAVAAAVTTAMALPTGWLAVRARGRLATLLERSTYLGSSVPAIVIALALVTVSLEVTPWVYQTVPVLLAAYAILFLPRAIVTVRAAVEQAPPLYDDVAASLGSSPVDRLRRITLPLLAPGLGAGAALVFLAVVTELTATLLLAPIGTTTLATAFWSASSALEYGAAAPYAVVMVLLSAPATVLLSRDARRGLTT; via the coding sequence ATGACGCTGCTGCTCGCGGCGGCGGTCGCGCTGCTCGCGCTGCTGCCGCTCGGCTTCGTCGTCGCGGGGATGGCGGACGTCGGCTGGGCCGGCGTGCGGGAGCTGGTGTTCCGCCCGCGGGTGGCCGAGCTGCTGGGGAACACGGCACGGCTGGTCGGCGGCACGGTGCTGCTGTGCGCCGTCCTCGGCGTGGGCGCGGCCTGGCTGGTGGAGCGCTCGGCGCTGCCGGGACGGCGGGTCTGGCACGTGCTGCTGGTGGCGCCGCTGGCCGTGCCGGCGTTCGTGAACAGCTACGCCTGGATCTCGCTGCTGCCGGGGCTGGACACCTACGGCGGCGCGCTGCTGGTCGTGACGCTGTCCTACTTCCCCTTCGTCTACCTGCCGGTGGTCGCCGCCTTCCGCGGCCTGGACCCGGCGCTGGAGGACACCGCCCGCGGGCTGGGGCTCTCCGGCCCCGCCGTGTTCCGGCGGGTGCAGCTGCCGCAGCTGCGGGTGGCGCTGCTCGGCGGCTCGCTGCTCGTCGCGCTGCACGTGCTGGCCGAGTTCGGCGCGCTGCAGATGCTGCGCTACCCGACCTTCACCACCGCCATCTACGACCAGTACCGCGCCACCTTCAACGGGCCGGGCGCGACCGCGCTGGCCGGCGTCCTGATGCTGCTGTGCCTGGGGCTGCTGCTGGCCGAGCTGCGGCTCCGTGGACGTCGTGGCTACGCCCGCACCGGAGCCGGGGTGGCGCGCGCCGGGCGGCCGGTCCGGCTCGGTGCCCTCGCCGGCCCCGCGCTGCTGGCCCTGGGCGGGCTGGTCGCGCTGTCGCTGGCCGTGCCGCTGGGCAGCCTCGCGCTGTGGATGGTCCGCGGCTCGTCCACGGCGCTGGACCGGTCCGCGCTGCTGGAGACCACGGGGACCACGCTGGGGCTGGCCGCGGTCGCAGCAGCCGTCACCACCGCGATGGCGCTGCCGACCGGCTGGCTCGCCGTCCGCGCCCGCGGCCGGCTGGCCACCCTGCTGGAGCGCAGCACCTACCTCGGCAGCTCGGTGCCGGCGATCGTCATCGCCCTCGCGCTGGTCACCGTCTCCCTCGAGGTGACCCCGTGGGTCTACCAGACGGTGCCGGTGCTGCTGGCCGCCTACGCGATCCTGTTCCTGCCCCGCGCGATCGTCACGGTGCGCGCCGCCGTCGAGCAGGCGCCGCCGCTCTACGACGACGTCGCCGCCTCGCTGGGTTCCTCACCGGTGGACCGGCTGCGCCGGATCACGCTGCCGCTGCTGGCGCCGGGCCTCGGCGCGGGCGCGGCGCTGGTGTTCCTCGCGGTGGTCACCGAGCTCACCGCCACGCTGCTCCTCGCACCGATCGGCACCACGACGCTGGCCACCGCCTTCTGGTCGGCCAGCAGCGCGCTGGAGTACGGCGCCGCCGCCCCGTACGCGGTCGTCATGGTGCTGCTGTCGGCGCCGGCCACCGTGCTGCTCTCCCGCGACGCCCGGCGAGGGCTGACGACGTGA
- a CDS encoding PaaI family thioesterase: protein MSEQTGPGGFAQRIGAQVEDADDGGARIAFEVREEHLNPAGTLHGGVLATLVDTAMGQAVRTTTGEGEVPATSQLTVTYLRPGSPGPLVVTGRVRTRGKHLTVCEADVEQDGEAVAHAVATFALLHR from the coding sequence ATGAGCGAGCAGACGGGCCCCGGGGGCTTCGCACAGCGGATCGGCGCCCAGGTGGAGGACGCCGACGACGGCGGCGCGCGGATCGCCTTCGAGGTGCGCGAGGAGCACCTCAACCCGGCGGGCACGCTGCACGGCGGTGTGCTCGCCACGCTGGTCGACACCGCCATGGGCCAGGCGGTGCGCACCACCACCGGGGAGGGTGAGGTGCCGGCCACCAGCCAGCTCACCGTCACCTACCTGCGCCCGGGCAGCCCCGGACCGCTCGTCGTGACCGGCCGGGTCCGCACCCGCGGGAAGCACCTCACCGTCTGCGAGGCCGACGTCGAGCAGGACGGCGAGGCCGTGGCGCACGCCGTCGCGACCTTCGCGCTGCTGCACCGCTGA
- a CDS encoding FAD-binding oxidoreductase: protein MTTQVPGTLADRFRGQVIRPGDPDYEEARHVYNAMIDARPHVVIRCAGTDDVVAAVRYATETGRAVAVRGGGHSVPGFGTADDAVVVDLSVMQAVDVDPAARTASAGGGTTWGRFNDATAASGQATTGGIISTTGIGGLTLGGGIGYLSRGAGLSCDNLVAAEVVTADGRVVTADEDENADLFWALRGGGGNFGVVTRFTYRLHPVDQIYGGPVFFELADAPAVLTFYREFIREAPREYGGFPAFQIAPPLPFVPEARVGEPFVAVVSCYNGSAEEGERIIAGLREVAAPVAEHVGPMPYPALNSAFDPLVPPGLQHYWKAAFVTELTDEAIAAHVEHGARVPVVNSTMHIYPINGAVHDVAPDATAFGHRDAHFATVIAGMWPDPADNEANTRWVRDYHAAIAPHSQAGGYTNFASADDAGKVAENYGANYERLREVKRAWDPGNLFRLNQNIAP from the coding sequence ATGACCACGCAGGTGCCAGGCACGCTCGCCGACCGCTTCCGGGGCCAGGTGATCCGGCCCGGGGACCCGGACTACGAGGAGGCGCGGCACGTCTACAACGCCATGATCGACGCCCGGCCGCACGTGGTCATCCGGTGCGCCGGTACCGACGACGTGGTGGCCGCGGTCCGGTACGCGACGGAGACCGGTCGCGCGGTCGCCGTCCGCGGCGGCGGGCACTCCGTGCCCGGCTTCGGCACGGCGGACGACGCGGTCGTCGTCGACCTGTCGGTGATGCAGGCCGTGGACGTCGACCCGGCCGCCCGGACGGCGTCCGCCGGCGGCGGGACGACGTGGGGCCGGTTCAATGACGCGACCGCCGCCTCCGGGCAGGCCACGACCGGCGGGATCATCTCGACCACCGGCATCGGCGGGCTGACCCTCGGTGGCGGCATCGGCTACCTGTCCCGCGGCGCGGGTCTGTCCTGCGACAACCTGGTCGCCGCCGAGGTGGTGACCGCCGACGGCCGGGTGGTGACCGCCGACGAGGACGAGAACGCGGACCTGTTCTGGGCGCTGCGCGGCGGCGGCGGCAACTTCGGCGTCGTCACTCGCTTCACCTACCGGCTGCACCCGGTGGACCAGATCTACGGCGGGCCCGTGTTCTTCGAGCTGGCCGACGCGCCTGCGGTGCTGACCTTCTACCGCGAGTTCATCCGGGAGGCACCCCGCGAGTACGGCGGCTTCCCGGCGTTCCAGATCGCCCCGCCGCTGCCGTTCGTGCCGGAGGCCCGGGTCGGTGAGCCGTTCGTGGCGGTCGTCTCCTGTTACAACGGCTCCGCGGAGGAGGGCGAGCGGATCATCGCCGGTCTGCGCGAGGTCGCCGCACCGGTGGCCGAGCACGTCGGGCCGATGCCCTACCCGGCGCTCAACAGCGCCTTCGACCCGCTGGTCCCGCCCGGGCTGCAGCACTACTGGAAGGCCGCGTTCGTCACCGAGCTGACCGACGAGGCGATCGCCGCGCACGTCGAGCACGGCGCCCGGGTCCCGGTGGTCAACTCGACCATGCACATCTACCCGATCAACGGGGCAGTGCACGACGTGGCACCCGACGCCACTGCCTTCGGCCACCGCGACGCCCACTTCGCGACGGTGATCGCCGGGATGTGGCCCGACCCGGCCGACAACGAGGCGAACACCCGCTGGGTCCGCGACTACCACGCGGCGATCGCGCCGCACTCCCAGGCCGGGGGCTACACCAACTTCGCCTCGGCCGACGACGCGGGGAAGGTCGCCGAGAACTACGGCGCGAACTACGAGCGGCTGCGCGAGGTCAAGCGGGCCTGGGACCCGGGCAACCTGTTCCGCCTCAACCAGAACATCGCGCCGTGA
- a CDS encoding YciI family protein yields the protein MRFMVIVKADQDTENGAMPTEQELAEMGAYNEELVRAGVMLAGEGLHPSSRGFRVRYDADGKSTVVDGPFTETKELIAGFWILQVTSREEVEQWVRRAPFRQGEIEVRQVFETDDFGDAMTPELREQEDRMRATVEQQQNR from the coding sequence ATGCGCTTCATGGTGATCGTCAAGGCCGACCAGGACACCGAGAACGGCGCGATGCCGACCGAGCAGGAGCTCGCCGAGATGGGCGCCTACAACGAGGAGCTGGTCCGGGCCGGCGTCATGCTCGCCGGCGAGGGCCTGCACCCCAGCTCCCGCGGCTTCCGGGTCCGCTACGACGCCGACGGGAAGAGCACCGTGGTCGACGGCCCGTTCACCGAGACCAAGGAGCTGATCGCCGGCTTCTGGATCCTGCAGGTCACCTCGCGCGAGGAGGTCGAGCAGTGGGTGCGGCGGGCGCCGTTCCGGCAGGGCGAGATCGAGGTCCGGCAGGTCTTCGAGACCGACGACTTCGGCGACGCGATGACCCCCGAGCTGCGCGAGCAGGAGGACCGGATGCGGGCCACCGTCGAGCAGCAGCAGAACCGGTGA
- a CDS encoding RNA polymerase sigma factor, whose translation MKVAGGAAGSCRTTTHRVVEAVWRIESAKLVAALARVTGDVGLAEELAQDALVAALERWPETGVPDKPAAWLMATAKHRSVDVFRRAERLERKTALLGRELVEAEEPDWAAALDEVVEDDLLRLVFTACHPVLSREARVALTLRLLGGLTTAEIARAFLVLESTVAQRIVRAKRTLAAAHVPFELPTAADLPARLASVLEVVYLVFNEGYAATAGRDWTRPELCSEALRLGRVLAELTPREPEVHGLVALMELQASRIRARTSPDGAPVLLLDQDRARWDHVLVGRGLAALRRAEGTGAGLGPYGLQAAIAACHARARTAEETDWVRIAAIYEALAELAPSPVVELNRAVAVSRAYGPAAGLAIVDVLTAVPALRGYHLLPAARGDLLLQLGRTAEARAEFEQAAGLTRNERERTLLLDRAAGCAPG comes from the coding sequence GTGAAGGTGGCGGGCGGGGCGGCGGGAAGCTGTCGGACGACGACGCACCGGGTCGTCGAGGCCGTGTGGCGGATCGAGTCCGCCAAGCTCGTCGCCGCCCTCGCCCGGGTCACCGGGGACGTCGGCCTGGCCGAGGAGCTGGCCCAGGACGCGCTGGTGGCGGCGCTGGAGCGGTGGCCGGAGACGGGCGTCCCCGACAAGCCGGCGGCCTGGCTGATGGCCACCGCCAAGCACCGGTCGGTCGACGTCTTCCGGCGTGCCGAGCGGCTGGAGCGCAAGACCGCGCTGCTGGGCCGCGAGCTGGTCGAGGCCGAGGAGCCCGACTGGGCCGCGGCGCTGGACGAGGTGGTCGAGGACGACCTGCTGCGGCTGGTGTTCACCGCCTGCCACCCGGTGCTCTCCCGCGAGGCCCGGGTGGCGCTGACCCTCCGGTTGCTCGGTGGGCTCACCACCGCCGAGATCGCTCGGGCCTTCCTCGTCCTGGAGTCGACCGTCGCCCAGCGGATCGTCCGCGCCAAGCGCACCCTCGCCGCGGCGCACGTGCCCTTCGAGCTGCCCACCGCCGCCGACCTCCCGGCCCGGCTCGCCTCGGTGCTCGAGGTTGTCTACCTCGTCTTCAACGAGGGCTACGCGGCGACCGCCGGCCGGGACTGGACCCGGCCGGAGCTGTGCTCGGAGGCGCTGCGGCTCGGCCGCGTCCTCGCCGAGCTGACGCCGCGGGAGCCCGAGGTGCACGGCCTGGTGGCCCTGATGGAGCTGCAGGCCTCCCGGATCCGGGCCCGCACCAGCCCGGACGGCGCCCCGGTCCTGCTCCTGGACCAGGACCGCGCCCGTTGGGACCACGTCCTCGTCGGCCGCGGGCTGGCAGCGCTGCGCCGGGCCGAGGGGACCGGCGCGGGCCTGGGGCCCTACGGGCTGCAGGCCGCGATCGCCGCCTGCCACGCCCGCGCCCGCACGGCGGAGGAGACCGATTGGGTGCGCATCGCCGCCATCTACGAGGCACTGGCCGAGCTCGCGCCGTCCCCGGTGGTCGAGCTCAACCGCGCCGTCGCCGTCTCCCGGGCCTACGGTCCGGCCGCCGGCCTGGCCATCGTCGACGTGCTGACCGCCGTCCCCGCGCTGCGCGGTTACCACCTGCTGCCCGCCGCCCGGGGCGACCTGCTGCTCCAGCTCGGCCGGACGGCGGAGGCGCGGGCGGAGTTCGAGCAGGCCGCCGGCCTCACCCGCAACGAGCGCGAGCGCACCCTGCTGCTCGACCGTGCTGCCGGGTGCGCGCCCGGGTGA
- a CDS encoding NUDIX domain-containing protein codes for MPRTSAGLLLYRRHHERGVEVLVGHMGGPFWARKDAGAWSIPKGEHGADEEPRDVALREFAEEMGTPAPVTDLVPLGEVRQSGGKRLTAWAAEGDLDAAAAVSNTFTLEWPPRSGRLQEFPEIDRAAWMPLDEAREKLVRGQVPLLDRLLDLLR; via the coding sequence ATGCCGAGGACGAGTGCGGGGCTGCTGCTCTACCGGCGGCATCACGAGCGCGGCGTCGAGGTGCTGGTCGGGCACATGGGCGGCCCGTTCTGGGCGCGCAAGGACGCCGGCGCCTGGTCGATCCCCAAGGGCGAGCACGGCGCCGACGAGGAGCCGCGGGACGTCGCGCTGCGCGAGTTCGCCGAGGAGATGGGCACCCCGGCGCCCGTCACCGACCTCGTCCCGCTGGGTGAGGTCCGGCAGTCGGGCGGCAAGCGGCTCACCGCCTGGGCCGCGGAGGGGGACCTCGACGCGGCGGCCGCGGTCAGCAACACCTTCACCCTCGAGTGGCCGCCGCGCTCGGGCCGCCTGCAGGAGTTCCCCGAGATCGACCGCGCCGCGTGGATGCCGCTCGACGAGGCGCGGGAGAAGCTGGTCAGGGGCCAGGTGCCGCTCCTGGACCGGCTGCTGGACCTGCTGCGCTGA
- a CDS encoding bacteriorhodopsin: MDPTDPPVPELQTMPLGLYDVVQFAILGAGFALLAYFLYSLTSRDEVSARYRPSSYAALCLAAVATVAYLLLYLDWDSGFRLEDGVYVPNEEARTTESTRYIDWSITVPLLTVELLAVCSLTGAAARRLRSSTMAAAFLMIVTGYLGAQVLDQGRDRVALVVWGLISTAFFAYLYVALIGAVRRSLPTMGPEAAVSLRNATIVLLSSFGIYPLVYAVPVFADVTPAWFTAMQVGYSAADVVAKIGFGVLVHKVAKLRTAEDVAAGVDTHPEPVWSSNVHKSDGVLPEVGRIAPALLDRLGTSPGREVLRRSDAVPGAAGRRREDT, from the coding sequence GTGGACCCGACCGACCCGCCCGTGCCCGAACTGCAGACCATGCCGCTGGGCCTCTACGACGTGGTGCAGTTCGCGATCCTCGGCGCGGGGTTCGCGCTGCTGGCCTACTTCCTGTACTCGCTGACCAGCCGCGACGAGGTGTCGGCCCGGTACCGGCCCTCGTCGTACGCAGCCCTCTGCCTGGCCGCGGTCGCGACGGTGGCCTACCTGCTCCTCTACCTCGACTGGGACAGCGGCTTCCGGCTCGAGGACGGCGTGTACGTGCCGAACGAGGAGGCGCGGACCACGGAGAGCACCCGCTACATCGACTGGTCGATCACGGTGCCGCTGCTGACCGTCGAGCTGCTGGCCGTCTGCTCACTGACCGGGGCGGCGGCACGCCGGCTGCGCTCCAGCACCATGGCCGCGGCCTTCCTGATGATCGTCACCGGCTACCTCGGGGCGCAGGTGCTCGACCAGGGGCGCGACCGGGTCGCCCTGGTCGTGTGGGGGCTGATCAGCACCGCGTTCTTCGCCTACCTGTACGTGGCGCTGATCGGCGCGGTGCGCCGGTCGCTGCCGACGATGGGTCCCGAGGCGGCCGTGAGCCTCCGGAACGCGACGATCGTGCTGCTCAGCAGCTTCGGCATCTACCCGCTGGTCTACGCGGTCCCCGTCTTCGCCGACGTCACCCCCGCGTGGTTCACCGCCATGCAGGTCGGCTACTCGGCGGCCGACGTCGTGGCCAAGATCGGCTTCGGCGTCCTCGTGCACAAGGTCGCCAAGCTGCGCACCGCCGAGGACGTCGCAGCCGGGGTCGACACGCACCCCGAACCGGTGTGGTCGAGCAACGTCCACAAGAGCGACGGCGTGCTCCCCGAGGTCGGGCGGATCGCCCCGGCCCTGCTCGACCGGCTCGGCACCTCCCCGGGACGTGAGGTCCTCCGCCGGTCCGACGCGGTTCCGGGCGCAGCCGGCCGCCGCCGCGAGGACACCTGA
- a CDS encoding GNAT family N-acetyltransferase, with product MTAAPLRMRTARFAELTGAEVYGLCRLRVDVFVVEQQCAYPELDGRDLEPATVHLWFEDGEGGAAATIRVLDDGDTRAIGRVATAAVHRGQGLSARLIEAGIALCDGVPITLGAQAHLEGWYERFGFRRSGPGYVEDGIPHVPMRREPTAGDPPASPWRPRPEARREPLPAPLQGPAASVRVVGGKGVLQEEDGALLLLRTAADRLEALAARTTPGDWRAGGLLATRPEVVAHSPDGGTEHVAEARAGTGAWIAALSPALAAPLGAWLRAAAHGPVDPAAETFARALLARLP from the coding sequence ATGACCGCTGCACCGCTCCGCATGCGCACGGCCCGCTTCGCCGAGCTCACCGGCGCCGAGGTCTACGGGCTGTGCCGGCTGCGGGTCGACGTCTTCGTCGTCGAGCAGCAGTGCGCCTACCCGGAGCTGGACGGCCGGGACCTCGAGCCGGCCACGGTGCACCTGTGGTTCGAGGACGGCGAGGGCGGCGCCGCCGCGACGATCCGCGTGCTCGACGATGGGGACACGCGCGCCATCGGCCGGGTCGCGACCGCGGCCGTGCACCGCGGCCAGGGGCTGTCGGCCCGGCTGATCGAGGCCGGGATCGCACTGTGCGACGGCGTCCCGATCACGCTGGGCGCCCAGGCCCACCTGGAGGGCTGGTACGAGCGCTTCGGGTTCCGCCGCAGCGGCCCCGGCTACGTCGAGGACGGCATCCCGCACGTCCCGATGCGCCGCGAGCCGACGGCCGGGGACCCGCCTGCCTCACCGTGGCGGCCCCGTCCAGAGGCTCGCCGCGAGCCTCTGCCGGCCCCCTTGCAGGGTCCCGCCGCGAGCGTGCGAGTGGTGGGGGGCAAGGGGGTCCTTCAGGAGGAGGACGGGGCCCTTCTCCTGCTGCGGACGGCGGCCGACCGGCTGGAGGCCCTCGCCGCCCGGACGACGCCCGGCGACTGGCGGGCCGGGGGACTGCTGGCGACCCGCCCCGAGGTGGTCGCGCACTCCCCGGACGGCGGCACCGAGCACGTGGCCGAGGCGCGGGCGGGGACCGGTGCGTGGATCGCGGCGCTCTCACCCGCGCTGGCCGCACCGCTGGGGGCCTGGCTGCGGGCCGCGGCGCACGGACCCGTCGACCCGGCGGCCGAGACGTTCGCCCGCGCACTGCTCGCCCGGCTGCCCTGA